From Sulfurovum xiamenensis, a single genomic window includes:
- a CDS encoding mechanosensitive ion channel domain-containing protein, whose amino-acid sequence MSFKNILIAFSLLSSVPAFAEPALEQNTTTETIIEANKTEKLPLDVQRIDQLLVQKETLQKELSDNNIWSKIYSNYHTYKELEKQQIVLDENIARLEKIKRKTQAQKEEYQNAQDTKITLLGKLQLLEEYEKDPFKKFLTPPEITAVPKVDSPFALISAVSYREKLQSDMEEYNNRYESLYHIVEKFKEKQLLLKKLLKLDPLNIEFINEQQDTIDQIKTFIPVLEIFKTTKNVYSKKIDEIELKLKNDIQREIQRTMTIGGIILFFLFILFFIKHFVKKYMSEDERFYAINKALNISFVSILILTLLLAYIENVSYLVTILGFASAGIAIAMKDWFMSLMGWATIVLGGAIHVGDRVRFVREGVEYVGDIVDISMLRMTMHEDVNLTSYMTNRRAGRMIFIPNNFIFTDMIANYSHSGLKTVWDGIDFVITFDSDANKATQIAKEITKKYSKGYTEITRKQLNKLRSKYGMRNTNVEPRIFTHIEPYGLKISAWYLTNSYATMTLRSTISIEIIARIQEEEKIQLAFPTQSIYVDKNVPKPEIGLDTINPPQGL is encoded by the coding sequence ATGAGTTTTAAAAACATTCTTATAGCTTTTTCTCTTTTATCTTCTGTTCCAGCCTTTGCTGAACCTGCCTTAGAGCAAAATACTACTACAGAAACGATCATAGAGGCCAATAAAACAGAAAAACTGCCTTTGGATGTACAGAGAATAGATCAGCTTCTTGTGCAAAAAGAAACACTGCAAAAAGAACTGAGTGATAACAATATCTGGTCAAAGATCTATAGTAATTACCATACCTACAAAGAACTTGAAAAACAACAGATTGTACTGGATGAAAACATTGCACGCTTGGAAAAAATCAAACGAAAAACACAAGCTCAAAAAGAAGAGTATCAAAATGCTCAAGACACCAAGATCACACTTCTTGGCAAACTTCAACTGCTAGAAGAGTATGAAAAAGACCCATTTAAAAAGTTTCTTACCCCGCCTGAGATCACTGCTGTACCTAAAGTAGATAGTCCTTTTGCTCTTATCTCTGCAGTATCGTATAGAGAAAAGCTCCAATCCGATATGGAAGAGTACAACAACCGCTATGAATCTCTCTATCATATCGTTGAAAAGTTTAAAGAGAAACAGCTTCTTCTTAAAAAACTTTTAAAGTTGGACCCTCTGAACATAGAGTTCATCAATGAGCAGCAGGACACGATAGATCAAATTAAAACATTTATTCCTGTCCTGGAAATATTTAAAACCACCAAGAATGTGTACAGTAAAAAAATCGATGAGATCGAGCTCAAGCTCAAAAATGATATTCAAAGAGAGATACAAAGAACGATGACGATCGGTGGGATCATCCTGTTCTTTCTTTTCATTCTCTTCTTCATTAAACATTTCGTTAAAAAATATATGTCAGAAGATGAACGCTTTTATGCCATCAACAAAGCACTCAACATCTCTTTTGTGAGTATTTTGATCTTAACCTTACTCCTTGCCTATATAGAGAACGTGAGTTATCTGGTCACGATCCTTGGTTTTGCCTCAGCGGGTATTGCTATTGCGATGAAAGACTGGTTTATGTCCCTTATGGGGTGGGCGACCATCGTACTTGGCGGTGCTATCCATGTAGGTGACAGGGTTCGATTTGTACGTGAAGGTGTAGAGTATGTAGGGGATATCGTAGATATCTCCATGCTCCGTATGACCATGCATGAGGATGTCAACCTCACTTCTTACATGACCAACCGAAGAGCAGGACGTATGATCTTCATTCCAAACAACTTCATATTTACTGATATGATCGCAAATTACTCTCACTCTGGACTCAAAACAGTATGGGATGGGATAGACTTTGTCATTACTTTTGATTCTGATGCAAATAAAGCTACACAGATCGCTAAAGAGATCACCAAAAAATACTCAAAAGGGTATACAGAGATCACAAGAAAACAACTGAACAAACTAAGAAGTAAATATGGTATGAGAAACACCAATGTTGAGCCTCGTATCTTTACACATATTGAACCTTACGGTTTAAAAATATCTGCATGGTATCTGACAAACTCTTATGCGACGATGACTCTGAGAAGTACTATTTCCATCGAGATCATCGCACGTATTCAAGAAGAAGAGAAGATACAACTTGCATTCCCTACACAATCTATTTATGTGGATAAAAATGTACCTAAACCGGAAATAGGATTAGATACGATCAATCCTCCTCAAGGACTTTGA
- a CDS encoding AAA family ATPase, giving the protein MKAIKPKFDPSMLNPSNVKVIVGLLVLLVFLLSFAILRDTDTLITHDQANALYTENKIQKVIIDGDLIRLKTDTDTYKIYKDAVNKTAFFTKYPVEVRQDNSDIYDLLSFLIIIAAFGFLYRLMQQNRLQQLKHIRAASKDDDTPVNAPVQALTSTITFADVAGIKDVKEELEEIIDFLKAPQKYRDLDIRLPKGVLLVGPPGVGKTLISKAVAGEANVPFFYQSGASFVHIYVGMGAKRVSELFKKAKQMAPSIVFIDEIDAVGKSRGEFRNDEREATLNQLLTEMDGFEESSGVIVIGATNKIEMLDEALLRAGRFDRRIHISLPDLEDRAKTLELYLAHKPNNVDIDLVARMTVGFNSAALDTLTNEAAIYAMREGRSVVETSDFEAVKEKVLLGKRKILSFTEEEREIQAVYQAAKAVIATWLDVEYEKIGIVNTRLLNQEHEILSKSQLLSRIKVYLAGSIATKIHYNEQFTNASTDIAQAKEIVRKVVYEYVMSDNFIVTTQQEEELLRDSVSEITKLLTTLDQALSEVTAFLLAHENITPEECRVILRKIF; this is encoded by the coding sequence ATGAAGGCAATAAAGCCAAAGTTTGACCCATCAATGCTGAATCCCTCGAATGTAAAAGTGATTGTAGGACTGCTTGTACTGTTGGTGTTCTTACTTTCATTTGCTATTCTTAGGGATACAGATACACTCATTACCCACGATCAGGCCAATGCTCTCTACACTGAAAACAAAATACAAAAAGTCATTATAGATGGTGATCTCATACGACTAAAGACTGATACAGACACCTATAAGATCTACAAAGATGCAGTGAACAAAACAGCTTTTTTCACCAAATACCCTGTTGAAGTACGTCAGGACAATAGTGACATCTATGATCTTCTTTCCTTTCTTATCATTATCGCGGCATTTGGTTTTTTATATAGATTAATGCAGCAGAACAGACTGCAACAACTCAAACATATACGTGCAGCCTCTAAAGACGATGATACACCTGTCAATGCTCCAGTACAGGCATTGACATCCACTATCACTTTTGCAGATGTCGCAGGGATAAAAGATGTGAAAGAGGAGCTTGAAGAAATCATTGATTTTCTCAAAGCACCGCAGAAATATCGTGACTTGGACATTCGTCTACCCAAAGGTGTGCTCCTTGTAGGTCCTCCCGGTGTAGGTAAAACACTTATCTCCAAAGCCGTCGCGGGTGAAGCCAATGTACCTTTCTTTTACCAAAGTGGGGCTTCTTTTGTCCATATCTATGTAGGCATGGGGGCAAAAAGGGTTTCTGAACTCTTTAAAAAAGCCAAACAGATGGCACCGAGTATTGTTTTTATCGATGAGATCGATGCTGTAGGTAAAAGCCGCGGTGAATTCAGAAATGATGAGAGAGAAGCCACACTTAATCAACTGCTCACGGAAATGGATGGTTTTGAAGAGAGTTCAGGTGTCATCGTCATCGGTGCGACCAATAAAATAGAGATGCTCGATGAAGCACTGCTAAGAGCAGGGCGTTTTGATAGACGTATACATATTTCACTGCCAGACCTGGAAGACAGGGCCAAAACACTTGAGCTCTATCTTGCACACAAACCAAACAATGTAGACATCGATCTTGTGGCACGTATGACCGTCGGTTTCAACTCTGCAGCATTGGATACACTGACCAACGAAGCCGCTATCTATGCGATGAGAGAAGGGCGTAGTGTCGTAGAAACTTCAGATTTTGAAGCAGTCAAAGAGAAAGTTTTACTGGGAAAACGAAAAATACTCTCTTTTACCGAAGAGGAGAGAGAGATTCAAGCCGTTTATCAGGCCGCAAAAGCTGTTATCGCTACCTGGCTGGATGTGGAATATGAAAAAATCGGTATCGTCAACACAAGGCTTCTCAACCAGGAACATGAGATACTCTCCAAAAGCCAGCTGCTTTCACGTATTAAAGTCTATCTTGCAGGCAGCATCGCTACAAAGATACACTATAATGAACAATTCACCAATGCAAGTACTGACATTGCTCAGGCAAAAGAGATCGTTAGAAAAGTGGTGTATGAGTATGTGATGAGTGACAACTTCATCGTAACCACACAGCAGGAAGAGGAACTTCTACGTGACTCTGTTTCAGAGATCACAAAACTTTTAACTACCCTGGATCAAGCACTGAGTGAAGTCACTGCTTTCCTCTTGGCACATGAAAATATCACGCCTGAAGAGTGCCGTGTGATCTTACGTAAGATCTTTTAG
- a CDS encoding COG3400 family protein, producing MNRIMNETKFSNLFVVMEDIEDARYVLKNIAMIKPKIRITLVNQWDDHTIGKDHENITIVHSDKLIAAHLYDQLPNVPLVAQNVGLGQGEIMEVHVPFGSSYAYRHVGSILQQKWKISALYRDEKLILPEDTTMIRPNDTLLILGQPIVLNGVYKTINKRIGLFPEPFGKNIYLILDLRHDKKEALLCLKQSIYLIEKLEDKALFVRILYPNDFDLIEELKTLESERVTISISYENENAAFLIKNDIHEFDIGLVMNSIPTFEADGLKETLYDLKKLVFLFGDKLLYNIKNSVVLMSENEKMESISSTAFDISETLGLGLTLGDFNPEGDFESKKMIIDHYETLAHIFNMEVNIEQKVANPIRELSNMEDILQIAPFEKRLNTDSLRKFISNRIQDFLLTTNKHPKLLVPFAMT from the coding sequence TTGAATCGTATTATGAATGAGACCAAGTTCTCAAATCTTTTTGTTGTCATGGAAGATATAGAGGATGCCCGATATGTGCTAAAAAATATAGCCATGATCAAACCAAAGATACGTATTACCCTTGTAAACCAATGGGATGACCATACGATAGGGAAGGACCATGAGAACATTACCATCGTACATAGCGATAAACTGATAGCGGCCCATCTTTATGACCAACTACCCAATGTACCTTTGGTCGCACAGAATGTCGGACTTGGCCAGGGAGAGATCATGGAAGTCCATGTACCCTTTGGAAGTTCTTACGCCTATAGACATGTAGGATCGATCCTTCAGCAAAAATGGAAGATCTCTGCGCTCTACAGAGATGAAAAACTGATCCTTCCGGAAGATACTACGATGATTCGTCCAAACGATACCCTACTTATCCTGGGACAACCTATCGTACTCAATGGTGTATACAAGACCATCAATAAAAGAATAGGTCTGTTCCCTGAACCATTTGGTAAAAACATCTATCTTATCCTGGATCTTAGACATGATAAAAAAGAGGCATTACTCTGTCTGAAACAGAGTATTTATCTTATAGAAAAACTGGAAGACAAAGCACTCTTCGTACGTATTTTATACCCTAATGATTTTGATTTGATCGAAGAGCTTAAAACCTTGGAATCAGAACGTGTGACGATCTCTATCTCCTATGAGAATGAAAATGCTGCATTTCTCATCAAAAATGATATACATGAATTTGATATCGGGCTTGTGATGAACAGCATCCCTACATTTGAAGCAGATGGGCTTAAAGAGACACTTTATGATCTAAAAAAACTGGTCTTCCTTTTTGGGGATAAACTGCTGTATAACATTAAAAACTCTGTTGTACTGATGAGTGAAAATGAAAAAATGGAATCCATTTCATCTACAGCGTTTGATATATCAGAGACACTGGGATTAGGGCTTACTCTGGGTGACTTTAACCCCGAAGGCGATTTTGAGAGTAAAAAGATGATCATAGATCATTACGAGACACTGGCCCATATCTTTAATATGGAGGTGAACATCGAACAAAAGGTGGCTAACCCTATACGTGAACTTTCAAACATGGAAGATATACTTCAGATCGCACCTTTTGAAAAACGGCTCAATACTGATAGCCTTAGAAAATTCATCTCCAACAGGATACAAGACTTTCTTCTTACTACCAATAAGCATCCCAAACTGCTAGTGCCTTTTGCGATGACATAA
- the tgt gene encoding tRNA guanosine(34) transglycosylase Tgt has product MEFQIDKTDGKARACTIKTAHSTIQTPVFMPVGTVGAVKALDATDLATFIKPEIILGNTYHLYMRPGDETIKTMGKLHGFTKYPKSFLTDSGGFQAFSLSDNVKIDENGITFRSHLDGSKHYFTPKKVIDIQHNLGSDIMMILDDLVALPATQERIKASIERTTRWAQESIDYFRAKQEEGIGVDQNIFAIIQGGTDKAFREKSAKELCAMDYDGFAIGGLSVGEANQDMYDTVEWTTQFMPEEKPRYLMGVGTPEDLVENVARGVDMFDCVMPTRNARNGTLFTSFGKVNIKKAEYTTDEGPVDPECDCMVCKTYSRSYLRHLFRAREITYFRLATIHNLYYYLNLMSQMREAILENRFDAFKVEFYEKRK; this is encoded by the coding sequence ATGGAATTTCAGATAGATAAAACAGATGGTAAAGCAAGAGCCTGTACGATAAAAACAGCACATTCTACGATACAAACACCGGTATTTATGCCTGTAGGTACGGTAGGTGCCGTCAAAGCACTTGATGCAACGGATCTTGCTACATTTATCAAACCGGAGATCATATTGGGAAATACCTATCATTTGTACATGCGTCCGGGTGATGAAACGATCAAGACCATGGGCAAATTGCATGGGTTTACGAAGTACCCTAAAAGCTTTCTGACAGACAGCGGCGGATTCCAGGCTTTTTCACTCTCAGATAACGTCAAGATCGATGAAAACGGCATTACTTTTAGAAGTCACCTGGATGGAAGTAAACACTATTTTACACCTAAAAAAGTGATAGATATCCAGCATAACCTGGGATCAGATATTATGATGATACTGGATGATCTTGTGGCGCTGCCTGCTACCCAGGAACGTATCAAAGCAAGTATTGAACGTACCACACGCTGGGCGCAGGAATCTATAGACTACTTCAGAGCCAAGCAAGAAGAAGGTATCGGTGTGGATCAAAATATTTTTGCCATTATCCAAGGAGGTACCGATAAGGCTTTTCGTGAGAAATCTGCCAAAGAACTCTGTGCGATGGATTATGATGGTTTTGCTATTGGCGGTCTTAGCGTAGGAGAGGCAAATCAGGATATGTATGACACGGTAGAGTGGACCACACAGTTCATGCCAGAAGAGAAGCCACGCTATCTTATGGGGGTAGGAACTCCTGAAGATTTGGTGGAGAACGTAGCACGTGGTGTAGATATGTTTGACTGTGTGATGCCTACAAGAAATGCACGTAACGGAACACTCTTTACAAGCTTTGGTAAAGTCAACATCAAAAAGGCTGAATATACGACTGATGAAGGACCTGTCGACCCTGAATGCGACTGTATGGTCTGTAAAACCTACTCAAGATCATATTTACGTCACCTTTTCCGTGCAAGAGAGATCACTTACTTCAGGCTGGCAACGATCCATAACCTCTATTATTATCTTAATTTGATGAGCCAGATGAGAGAAGCTATTTTAGAGAATAGATTCGATGCATTTAAAGTGGAGTTCTATGAAAAACGGAAGTAA
- the aroB gene encoding 3-dehydroquinate synthase: protein MIVPIELAHAQNITYDITIDALPQLTFDTNVVVVTNPTVAGYHLETLLSHIHATKLNVVTIPDGEGYKTLETVENILNECFEHKLDRKSLLIAFGGGVIGDMTGFTASIYQRGIDFIQIPTTLLSQVDASVGGKTGVNNKYGKNLIGAFYQPKAVYIDPAFLKTLPPREFAAGIAEIVKMAVMFDKNYFEFLQKSDFSDTETLKEVIKKSVELKAWVVNQDEKEAGIRAVLNYGHTFGHVVENETNYTTYLHGEAVAIGMVMANALAVELGLFTQDEADAVKTLLENASLPTDYVIKDVDDFYEHFFLDKKSAKGSIKFILPNGMGNYKMASDIDESVVKKVLQSFGEKK, encoded by the coding sequence ATGATCGTCCCTATCGAATTAGCTCATGCTCAAAACATCACTTATGATATTACTATTGATGCATTACCCCAACTTACTTTTGACACCAATGTTGTTGTAGTGACAAACCCGACAGTTGCGGGGTACCATCTTGAAACACTTCTTTCTCACATACATGCCACAAAACTCAATGTTGTGACGATCCCTGATGGGGAAGGGTACAAGACCCTGGAAACCGTTGAAAATATACTGAATGAATGTTTTGAACATAAGCTCGATAGAAAATCACTGCTTATCGCCTTTGGTGGGGGTGTGATAGGAGATATGACAGGATTTACTGCAAGCATTTATCAAAGAGGGATAGACTTTATCCAGATACCTACCACACTACTGAGTCAAGTGGATGCGAGTGTAGGAGGTAAAACAGGGGTCAATAACAAATATGGGAAAAATCTCATAGGTGCATTTTATCAGCCAAAAGCTGTCTACATAGACCCTGCATTTTTAAAAACACTGCCTCCAAGAGAGTTTGCTGCAGGTATCGCGGAGATAGTCAAAATGGCAGTCATGTTTGACAAAAACTATTTTGAGTTCCTGCAAAAATCGGATTTCAGTGACACTGAAACACTTAAAGAGGTGATCAAGAAGAGTGTCGAACTTAAGGCATGGGTGGTCAATCAGGATGAAAAAGAAGCAGGTATACGTGCTGTACTGAACTACGGCCATACCTTTGGTCATGTTGTTGAAAATGAAACCAACTATACGACTTATTTACATGGAGAAGCAGTCGCTATAGGTATGGTCATGGCCAACGCTTTGGCAGTAGAACTTGGCCTGTTTACACAAGATGAGGCCGATGCGGTCAAAACACTTTTGGAAAATGCCTCTTTGCCTACCGACTATGTGATCAAAGATGTAGATGACTTTTATGAGCATTTCTTTTTAGACAAAAAAAGTGCGAAAGGGAGTATCAAATTTATCTTACCTAATGGAATGGGTAACTATAAAATGGCATCCGATATTGATGAAAGTGTAGTAAAAAAAGTACTTCAAAGCTTTGGAGAAAAGAAATGA
- the bioV gene encoding pimelyl-ACP methyl ester esterase BioV yields the protein MKYFNGFSLQNEKELFIPYMTPSKYGVAGFSYGAQQAFEYVYNSTERIDRLILLSPAFFQTEKPSFIRTQLRYFEAGQEAYVKQFLENAAYPSNFNLSDYLNVGTKKELEALLSYTWENEKIQKVLDRGTTIEVFLGEKDKIIDAQKAFEFFKPLTTTYFMKNAGHLLKG from the coding sequence ATGAAATACTTTAATGGATTTTCGCTTCAAAATGAAAAGGAACTCTTCATTCCCTATATGACACCAAGCAAATATGGTGTTGCCGGTTTTTCCTATGGGGCACAACAGGCATTTGAGTATGTATATAACTCTACAGAGCGTATAGACAGGCTGATACTTCTCTCACCGGCTTTTTTTCAAACAGAAAAACCAAGTTTTATACGTACACAGCTGCGTTACTTTGAAGCTGGGCAGGAAGCGTACGTGAAACAGTTCCTGGAAAATGCTGCTTATCCTTCAAACTTCAATCTTTCAGACTATTTGAATGTTGGAACCAAAAAAGAGCTTGAAGCACTGCTTAGCTACACTTGGGAGAATGAAAAGATACAGAAAGTCCTTGATAGAGGTACTACCATAGAAGTCTTTCTGGGAGAAAAGGACAAGATCATAGATGCACAAAAGGCATTTGAATTCTTCAAACCTTTGACTACTACCTATTTCATGAAAAATGCAGGACATCTACTCAAAGGCTAA
- a CDS encoding AI-2E family transporter, whose translation MKNEIANKFQQGFVLLLLFIALTGFIGMIHEFLIALILAAIFSGLLYPFYRKLFDYFKKRSALAASTTLIVTALTFGLPLATFTGMVTGEAIEITKKARPIVKEVLDNNLSLGEHLPEWLPFKEKLEPFHETIIKKASEAASAMGSWLVSSLSSATKGTVGFFIGLFIMFYAMFHFLIHGPQLLRTLSSLLPLSEEDRTEVMSRGLMVTRASLKGIIIVGFVEGVLVGLGLWMAGIEGSAFWGSIVFLLAAIPGLGASLIWLPAALYLLFTGSTGWGIALVVWGVLVVGMVDNILRPWIVGNDAKLPDLVILISIFGGILSFGPLGIIIGPVIAALLDTILNIYKRTFQHLLTS comes from the coding sequence ATGAAAAACGAGATAGCCAATAAATTTCAGCAAGGTTTTGTTCTGCTCCTGCTCTTTATAGCTCTGACGGGATTCATCGGGATGATCCATGAATTTTTGATCGCACTGATCCTGGCTGCGATCTTTTCGGGACTGCTTTATCCTTTTTACCGTAAACTTTTTGACTATTTCAAAAAAAGATCTGCTCTGGCAGCGAGTACTACACTGATCGTCACTGCGTTGACTTTTGGTTTGCCGCTGGCCACTTTTACAGGTATGGTAACAGGTGAAGCCATAGAGATCACTAAAAAGGCACGTCCTATAGTCAAAGAAGTTTTGGACAATAATCTCTCTTTAGGTGAACATTTACCTGAATGGTTACCTTTTAAAGAGAAACTTGAACCTTTTCATGAGACTATTATCAAGAAAGCCTCTGAGGCAGCCAGTGCGATGGGAAGTTGGCTGGTTTCAAGTCTGTCAAGTGCTACCAAAGGTACAGTGGGATTTTTTATCGGTCTGTTCATTATGTTTTATGCTATGTTCCATTTCTTGATACATGGACCGCAACTACTCCGTACACTCTCTTCTTTGCTGCCTCTTTCGGAAGAGGATCGGACTGAAGTGATGAGCCGCGGCTTGATGGTGACCAGGGCATCTCTGAAAGGCATCATCATTGTAGGGTTCGTTGAGGGTGTATTGGTCGGTCTGGGCTTATGGATGGCCGGTATCGAAGGTTCAGCATTTTGGGGGAGTATTGTTTTTCTTCTAGCTGCTATTCCAGGATTAGGGGCATCCTTGATCTGGTTGCCGGCAGCACTCTATTTACTATTTACAGGCAGTACCGGATGGGGTATAGCTCTCGTGGTTTGGGGTGTATTGGTAGTAGGAATGGTGGATAATATCTTGCGTCCATGGATCGTTGGGAATGATGCAAAATTGCCTGACCTGGTCATACTCATATCGATCTTTGGAGGTATACTCTCCTTTGGTCCTCTGGGAATCATTATTGGTCCAGTGATCGCAGCTCTTTTGGACACGATTTTAAACATTTACAAAAGGACGTTTCAGCATCTGTTGACTTCCTGA
- a CDS encoding patatin-like phospholipase family protein: MIKQIFLQIVLMLLLPLLLFADSQQIKKDSNMQKDNKTVSLVLGSGGARGYAHIGVIETLEKKGYTIKSISGSSMGALIGGLYAAGKLDAYKKWVLSLDFIDTLKLIDISLAHGGIVNIDSVYQKIEQMIGDITIEDLPITYMAVASDIKNRKKVCFREGKLIDAIRASIAIPTVFTPVIENDMILVDGGVLEPLPIASVLSDDTDIIIAVNLNANIQNTYHIERLEKEKKAENRLYKKTLELVDKAKEAIGKDSSKEKPPIDILYILNKSLDATQSLIIENTLKEYEPDLMIEIPRDACEAYEFDKAYEMIEIGIRATQKSLETVK; the protein is encoded by the coding sequence ATGATAAAGCAGATTTTTTTACAGATAGTATTGATGCTATTGCTGCCACTTCTACTTTTTGCAGACAGTCAACAGATAAAAAAGGATAGTAATATGCAAAAAGATAATAAAACTGTCTCCTTGGTCCTTGGCAGCGGAGGAGCCAGAGGATATGCACATATTGGTGTCATAGAAACGCTTGAAAAGAAAGGATATACGATCAAATCTATTTCGGGATCTTCTATGGGTGCACTGATAGGAGGACTTTATGCGGCAGGAAAACTGGATGCATATAAAAAGTGGGTACTCTCTCTTGATTTTATAGACACGCTTAAGCTGATTGACATCTCACTAGCTCATGGAGGTATAGTTAATATCGACTCTGTGTATCAAAAAATAGAACAGATGATAGGTGATATTACCATAGAAGATCTGCCTATCACCTATATGGCGGTGGCATCAGATATCAAAAATCGTAAAAAAGTATGCTTCAGGGAAGGAAAGCTTATTGATGCTATAAGAGCTTCTATCGCCATACCTACCGTGTTTACACCAGTCATTGAAAATGATATGATCCTTGTAGATGGAGGTGTATTGGAGCCCTTACCCATAGCCTCCGTCTTATCAGATGATACGGATATTATTATTGCAGTGAACCTGAATGCGAATATACAAAATACCTATCATATAGAGAGACTAGAAAAAGAGAAAAAAGCAGAAAATAGATTGTATAAAAAGACTCTAGAGCTAGTAGATAAAGCCAAGGAGGCCATAGGTAAGGATAGCTCTAAAGAAAAGCCTCCGATAGATATTTTGTATATACTGAACAAAAGTCTAGATGCCACACAAAGTCTCATAATAGAGAATACCCTCAAGGAATATGAACCTGATCTAATGATAGAGATACCTAGAGATGCTTGTGAAGCTTATGAGTTTGACAAAGCCTATGAGATGATAGAGATAGGTATAAGAGCTACACAAAAAAGTTTAGAAACTGTAAAATAA
- the mtaB gene encoding tRNA (N(6)-L-threonylcarbamoyladenosine(37)-C(2))-methylthiotransferase MtaB: MKKVYFKTFGCRTNQFDTQVMMSKLKDYELTDNELSSDIIVVNSCTVTNGADSSVRNYISSMQRKNPDAKVILAGCGSHSKGESLFEDKKVFGVIGHSEKENINAILKNENPFYQIGDLEHIDSTIVEEFVGKSRAFIKIQEGCDFRCSYCIIPAVRGDARSHKEETILEQINKLAANGFGEFILTGTNVGSYGQDHNTSMAKLLKKMSMIRGVRRIRIGSMEPIQIDDEFLELLNEPWMAKHMHIALQHTSDKMLKLMNRRNEFKSDLALFRKIADQGYALGTDYIVGHPGEDEKEWSEAISRVKELPLTHVHAFSYSKRDNTPSATMKPEVRGNIAKERHRELTAIIKAKNFAFRREHTQNLEVLLESGQDGVYQGFDQYFNKVSVTSDEDLTSNWVLLNDVEVSNEGNKAKV; this comes from the coding sequence ATGAAAAAAGTCTATTTTAAAACCTTTGGATGTCGTACGAACCAGTTTGATACACAGGTCATGATGTCAAAACTGAAAGATTATGAACTGACAGATAATGAGCTGAGCTCTGATATCATCGTTGTGAACTCCTGTACCGTGACCAATGGTGCAGACTCTTCTGTCCGTAACTATATCTCCTCTATGCAGCGTAAAAATCCGGATGCAAAAGTGATTCTAGCAGGCTGTGGATCACACTCAAAAGGTGAATCACTCTTTGAAGACAAAAAAGTATTTGGTGTCATAGGTCATTCTGAAAAAGAGAACATCAACGCTATACTTAAAAATGAAAACCCATTTTATCAGATCGGTGATCTTGAGCATATTGATTCGACTATTGTTGAAGAGTTTGTAGGTAAAAGCCGTGCTTTTATCAAGATCCAGGAGGGGTGTGACTTTAGATGTTCCTACTGTATCATACCTGCAGTACGTGGTGATGCACGCTCCCATAAAGAAGAGACTATTTTAGAGCAGATCAACAAACTTGCAGCCAATGGATTTGGAGAATTTATCCTTACAGGAACCAATGTAGGAAGTTACGGACAGGATCACAACACCTCCATGGCCAAACTGCTTAAAAAGATGAGTATGATCCGTGGTGTTCGACGTATACGTATAGGAAGTATGGAGCCTATACAGATCGACGATGAATTCTTGGAGCTTCTCAATGAACCTTGGATGGCAAAACATATGCACATTGCCCTGCAGCATACCAGCGATAAAATGCTCAAACTGATGAACAGAAGAAATGAGTTTAAGAGCGATCTGGCACTTTTCAGAAAAATTGCCGACCAGGGCTATGCATTGGGGACGGACTACATCGTAGGACATCCAGGTGAAGATGAAAAAGAGTGGTCTGAGGCGATCTCCAGAGTGAAAGAATTACCTTTGACCCATGTACATGCTTTCTCCTATTCAAAGCGGGACAATACCCCTTCAGCAACCATGAAACCAGAAGTAAGGGGCAACATAGCCAAAGAGCGTCATCGTGAACTTACAGCTATCATAAAAGCAAAGAACTTTGCGTTCAGACGGGAGCATACACAAAACCTTGAAGTACTCCTAGAGAGTGGTCAAGATGGTGTCTATCAAGGCTTTGACCAATATTTTAATAAAGTATCTGTAACAAGTGATGAAGACCTCACTTCAAACTGGGTCCTGCTAAATGATGTGGAGGTAAGCAATGAAGGCAATAAAGCCAAAGTTTGA